A genomic region of Alistipes megaguti contains the following coding sequences:
- a CDS encoding OmpP1/FadL family transporter translates to MKKILLALACMAIVAGARAEGYQVNNMSARQTGMGHVGTAMKLNSESIYFNPAATAFQKSRFNISAGFTGILSDVTYRSLPTKDNNYQIGPAETSDNKLSTPLHVYFNYKPTDRLAVGLGFYTPDGSSMKWNGNWSGSHLIQEINLAAYTVQPTVSYKICDRLSIGVGLMITWGNFDLSRSLLSKNTRQGIISGKLDPKINYMNQIINNPLTPAEQIQQAQEVLQKLQSGKGYLESTMDQSIVAARLEGSANVAVGVNAGILWDITDQWSVAMSYRSRMNMKVNSGHATMNIDPTAAALIQQLGQLISGTELIPALDKGTFRTELPLPTTVTWGVSFRPTKRWELAVDLQWVGWSAYKDLNVSFNEKELGIKDIYSVKNYSNTLAFRFGGQYRATDFLTARMGMYVDESPVSSDYLNPETPSMTKVAYTAGLSLRPTRFMSVDLAYCYVSSADPERTGSYPVYDYTSGSLEEVFSGNYKLHAHVFSVGVRFSF, encoded by the coding sequence ATGAAGAAAATTCTCCTTGCTCTGGCCTGCATGGCCATCGTTGCGGGCGCCCGCGCCGAAGGTTACCAGGTCAACAACATGTCGGCCCGACAGACCGGTATGGGACACGTGGGTACGGCCATGAAACTGAACTCGGAATCCATCTACTTCAACCCCGCCGCCACGGCCTTCCAGAAGAGCCGTTTCAACATCTCGGCCGGATTCACGGGCATCCTCTCCGACGTCACCTACCGTTCGCTCCCGACAAAGGACAATAACTATCAGATCGGTCCGGCCGAAACGTCGGACAACAAACTCTCGACTCCGCTGCACGTCTACTTCAACTACAAACCCACCGACCGGCTGGCTGTCGGACTGGGATTCTACACTCCGGACGGTTCGTCGATGAAGTGGAACGGAAACTGGTCCGGTTCGCACCTCATCCAGGAGATCAACCTCGCGGCCTACACCGTACAACCCACCGTCTCCTACAAGATCTGCGACCGGCTGTCGATCGGCGTGGGTCTGATGATTACGTGGGGTAACTTCGATCTCTCGCGCTCGCTCCTTTCGAAAAACACCCGGCAGGGAATCATCTCCGGGAAGCTCGACCCGAAGATCAACTACATGAATCAGATCATCAACAACCCGTTGACACCCGCCGAACAGATTCAACAGGCTCAGGAGGTTCTCCAGAAGCTGCAGAGCGGCAAGGGATACCTCGAGAGCACGATGGATCAGTCGATCGTGGCGGCCCGCCTCGAAGGCTCGGCCAACGTGGCCGTGGGCGTGAACGCCGGTATTCTGTGGGACATCACCGACCAGTGGTCCGTGGCCATGAGCTACCGCTCGCGCATGAACATGAAGGTCAACAGCGGACACGCCACCATGAACATCGATCCGACGGCCGCCGCCCTGATCCAGCAGCTCGGTCAGCTGATCTCCGGCACGGAGCTGATTCCGGCCCTCGACAAGGGGACGTTCCGCACCGAACTGCCGCTGCCGACGACCGTGACGTGGGGCGTATCGTTCCGCCCGACCAAGCGCTGGGAACTGGCCGTCGATCTGCAGTGGGTCGGCTGGTCGGCCTACAAGGATCTGAACGTCTCGTTCAACGAGAAGGAGCTCGGGATCAAGGACATCTACTCCGTAAAGAACTACTCGAATACGCTGGCGTTCCGCTTCGGCGGTCAGTATCGGGCGACGGATTTCCTCACGGCCCGCATGGGTATGTACGTCGACGAGAGTCCCGTGAGCAGCGACTACCTCAATCCCGAAACCCCCTCGATGACCAAGGTGGCCTATACGGCGGGTCTGAGCCTGCGGCCGACGCGCTTCATGTCGGTCGATCTGGCCTACTGCTACGTCTCCTCGGCCGACCCCGAACGGACGGGCTCCTACCCCGTCTACGACTACACGAGCGGTTCGCTCGAAGAGGTCTTCTCGGGCAATTACAAGCTTCACGCCCATGTATTCTCCGTGGGAGTGAGATTCAGTTTCTGA
- the rpoC gene encoding DNA-directed RNA polymerase subunit beta', which produces MPNIKDNKPNNGYSRISIGLASPEEILAQSSGEVLKPETINYRTYKPERDGLFCERIFGPVKDYECHCGKYKRIRYKGIVCDRCGVEVTEKKVRRERMGHISLVVPVVHIWYFRSLPSKIGYLLGIPSKKLEAIIYYERYVVINPGAASEQGIERLATLSEKEYLDVLAALPKGNQSLDDSDPNKFVAQMGAEAIYTLLKQVDLDSMSYALRHKASTETSQQRKSEALKCLNVIESFRASKGKNKPEWMVLSVIPVIPPELRPLVPLDGGRFATSDLNDLYRRVIIRNNRLKRLIEIKAPEVILRNEKRMLQEAVDSLFDNSRKSNAVKNESNRPLKSLSDSLKGKQGRFRQNLLGKRVDYSARSVIVVGPELKMHEMGIPKDMAAELYKPFVIRKLIERGIVKTVKSAKKIIDRKDPVIWGILENVIKGHPVLMNRAPTLHRLGIQAFQPKLIEGKAMQLHPLACTAFNADFDGDQMAVHLPLGNAAILEAQLLMLGSHNVLNPANGAPITVPSQDMVLGLYYITKPRKGVKGEGQVFYGPEEAIIAYNEKRADLHAIVKCLVDDLDEQGNPVRVLKETTIGRILFNQVVPKEVGYINEVLTKRSLRDIIAVVMKKAGADKVANFLDDIKNMGYKMAFQGGLSFNLDAVIIPEEKEKLVQEGYERADAIMEDYNMGLITNNERYNQIIDVWTNINTKLTKAVIDTLIKDDDGFNPVYMMLDSGARGSKEQIRQLSGMRGLMAKPQKSGVEGGQQVIENPILSNFKEGLSVLEYFISTHGARKGLADTALKTADAGYLTRRLVDVAQDVIINEEDCGTLRGLTATAIKRNDDVVQTLYDRILGRVALNDVIHPLTGEVLCKAGEEITEPIAEAIEKSPLESVEIRSVLTCESRHGVCAKCYGRNLATARMVQKGEVVGVIAAQSIGEPGTQLTLRTFHVGGVAGGTAVETNVISKYEGRLEIDELRTVKGKNAAGETINIVISRQSEFRIVDPKTEIVLYTHNLPYGATLYMEDGAAVKKGDLICEWDPYNAVIISEYEGRAVYENIIEGVTYRDERDEQTGLSEKVVIESKDKTKNPVIKIQNKEGEEVKQYNLPVSAHIVIKDNAKIKAGDILIKIPRAVGKSGGDITGGLPRVTELFEARNPSNPAIVSEIDGEVTFGKIKRGNREIIITSKQGDVKRYLVPLSRQIIVQENDYVKAGSPLSDGAITPSDILNILGPTKVQEYIVNEVQEVYRMQGVKINDKHFEVIVRQMMSKVKIEDPGDTRFFEDQVVDKWEFMDVNDELYDKVVVTDAGDSTTLQPGQIVSLRKLRDENSSLKRRDLRPVQVRDIVPATSTQVLQGITRAALQTSSFISAASFQETTKVLNEAAIQAKVDPLENLKENVICGHLIPGGTGLREYDDLVVGAKADLETLKQQSQAQ; this is translated from the coding sequence ATGCCAAATATCAAAGACAATAAACCGAATAATGGTTACAGCCGCATCTCGATCGGCCTGGCCTCCCCGGAGGAGATCCTGGCCCAGTCGAGCGGCGAGGTGCTGAAGCCCGAAACCATTAACTACCGGACCTACAAGCCCGAGCGCGACGGTCTGTTCTGCGAACGGATCTTCGGCCCGGTGAAGGATTACGAGTGCCACTGCGGTAAGTACAAGCGCATCCGTTACAAGGGTATCGTCTGCGACCGCTGCGGCGTCGAGGTCACCGAGAAGAAGGTACGTCGCGAGCGCATGGGTCACATCTCGCTCGTGGTGCCGGTGGTTCACATCTGGTATTTCCGCTCGCTGCCGTCGAAGATCGGTTATCTGCTGGGCATCCCGTCGAAGAAGCTCGAGGCGATCATCTACTACGAGCGTTACGTGGTGATCAACCCGGGAGCCGCTTCGGAGCAGGGCATCGAGCGTCTGGCCACCCTTTCGGAGAAGGAGTATCTCGACGTGCTGGCCGCCCTGCCGAAGGGCAACCAGTCGCTGGACGATTCGGACCCCAACAAGTTCGTCGCCCAGATGGGTGCCGAGGCCATCTATACGCTTCTGAAGCAGGTCGACCTCGACTCGATGTCGTACGCCCTGCGTCACAAGGCCTCGACCGAGACCTCGCAGCAGCGTAAGTCCGAGGCGCTGAAGTGTCTGAACGTCATCGAGTCGTTCCGCGCCTCGAAGGGCAAGAACAAGCCCGAATGGATGGTGTTGAGCGTCATTCCGGTGATTCCGCCCGAGCTGCGCCCGCTGGTGCCGCTGGATGGCGGACGTTTCGCCACGTCGGATTTGAACGACCTCTACCGTCGTGTCATCATCCGCAACAACCGTCTGAAGCGTCTGATCGAGATCAAGGCCCCGGAGGTGATTCTGCGCAACGAGAAGCGCATGCTGCAGGAGGCCGTCGACTCGCTGTTCGACAACTCGCGCAAGTCCAACGCCGTGAAGAACGAGTCGAACCGTCCGCTCAAGTCGCTTTCGGACTCGCTCAAGGGCAAGCAGGGCCGCTTCCGTCAGAACCTGCTCGGTAAGCGTGTCGACTATTCGGCCCGTTCGGTGATCGTCGTCGGCCCCGAGCTGAAGATGCACGAGATGGGTATTCCGAAGGATATGGCCGCCGAGCTCTACAAGCCGTTCGTGATCCGCAAGCTGATCGAGCGCGGAATCGTCAAGACGGTGAAGTCGGCCAAGAAGATCATCGACCGCAAGGATCCGGTGATCTGGGGCATTCTGGAGAATGTCATCAAGGGCCACCCGGTGCTGATGAACCGTGCCCCGACGCTGCACCGTCTGGGTATCCAGGCCTTCCAGCCCAAACTGATCGAGGGCAAGGCCATGCAGCTGCACCCGCTGGCATGTACGGCCTTCAACGCCGACTTCGACGGTGACCAGATGGCCGTCCACCTGCCGCTGGGCAACGCCGCCATCCTGGAGGCCCAGCTGCTGATGCTCGGTTCGCATAACGTCCTGAACCCCGCCAACGGTGCTCCTATTACGGTGCCGTCGCAGGATATGGTCCTCGGTCTGTACTACATCACCAAGCCCCGCAAGGGTGTCAAGGGTGAGGGCCAGGTCTTCTACGGCCCCGAGGAGGCGATCATCGCCTACAACGAGAAGCGCGCCGATCTGCACGCCATCGTGAAGTGTCTGGTCGACGATCTGGACGAGCAGGGCAATCCGGTCCGCGTACTGAAGGAGACCACCATCGGCCGCATCCTCTTCAACCAGGTCGTGCCGAAGGAGGTAGGATATATCAACGAAGTGCTCACGAAGCGTTCGCTGCGTGACATCATCGCCGTGGTGATGAAGAAGGCCGGTGCCGACAAGGTGGCCAACTTCCTCGACGACATCAAGAACATGGGTTACAAGATGGCCTTCCAGGGTGGTCTGTCGTTCAACCTCGATGCCGTGATCATCCCCGAGGAGAAGGAGAAGCTCGTCCAGGAGGGTTACGAGCGCGCCGACGCCATCATGGAGGACTACAACATGGGTCTGATCACCAACAACGAGCGTTACAACCAGATCATCGACGTCTGGACGAACATCAACACCAAGCTGACGAAGGCGGTGATCGATACGCTGATCAAGGATGACGACGGTTTCAACCCGGTCTACATGATGCTCGACTCGGGAGCCCGTGGTTCGAAGGAGCAGATCCGTCAGCTGAGCGGTATGCGAGGCCTGATGGCCAAGCCGCAGAAGTCGGGTGTCGAGGGTGGTCAGCAGGTCATCGAGAACCCGATTCTCTCGAACTTCAAGGAGGGTCTTTCGGTGCTGGAGTACTTCATCTCGACGCATGGTGCCCGTAAGGGTCTGGCCGATACGGCCCTGAAGACGGCCGACGCCGGTTATCTGACGCGTCGTCTGGTCGATGTGGCCCAGGACGTGATCATCAACGAGGAGGATTGCGGCACGCTGCGCGGTCTGACGGCTACGGCCATCAAGCGCAACGACGACGTCGTGCAGACGCTCTACGACCGCATTCTGGGACGTGTGGCTCTGAACGACGTGATCCACCCGCTGACGGGCGAGGTGCTGTGCAAGGCCGGTGAGGAGATCACCGAACCGATTGCCGAAGCCATCGAGAAGTCGCCGCTGGAGTCGGTGGAGATCCGTTCGGTGCTGACCTGCGAGTCGCGCCACGGCGTCTGCGCCAAGTGCTACGGCCGCAATCTGGCTACGGCCCGCATGGTCCAGAAGGGCGAGGTGGTCGGCGTGATTGCCGCCCAGTCGATCGGCGAGCCGGGTACCCAGCTGACGCTGCGTACGTTCCACGTCGGTGGTGTGGCCGGCGGTACGGCCGTCGAGACCAACGTCATCTCGAAATACGAGGGTCGTCTGGAGATCGACGAGCTGCGTACGGTTAAGGGCAAGAACGCCGCCGGAGAGACGATCAACATCGTCATCTCGCGTCAGTCGGAGTTCCGCATCGTCGACCCGAAGACCGAAATCGTCCTCTATACGCACAACCTGCCCTACGGTGCCACGCTCTACATGGAGGATGGTGCCGCGGTCAAGAAGGGCGATCTGATCTGCGAGTGGGATCCCTACAACGCCGTGATCATCTCGGAATACGAGGGGCGCGCCGTCTACGAGAACATCATCGAGGGTGTCACCTACCGCGACGAGCGTGACGAGCAGACGGGCCTTTCGGAGAAGGTGGTCATCGAGTCCAAGGACAAGACCAAGAACCCGGTTATCAAGATCCAGAACAAGGAGGGCGAGGAGGTCAAGCAGTACAACCTGCCCGTATCGGCCCACATCGTCATCAAGGACAACGCCAAGATCAAGGCGGGCGATATTCTGATCAAGATCCCGCGTGCCGTGGGCAAGTCGGGAGGCGATATCACCGGAGGTCTGCCGCGTGTTACGGAGCTCTTCGAGGCCCGCAACCCGTCGAATCCGGCCATCGTTTCGGAGATCGACGGTGAGGTTACGTTCGGCAAGATCAAGCGCGGTAACCGTGAGATCATCATCACCTCGAAACAGGGTGATGTGAAACGTTATCTGGTACCGCTGTCGCGTCAGATCATCGTTCAGGAGAACGACTACGTCAAGGCGGGCAGCCCGCTGTCGGACGGCGCCATCACGCCGAGCGACATCCTCAACATCCTCGGCCCGACGAAGGTACAGGAGTACATCGTCAACGAGGTGCAGGAGGTCTACCGCATGCAGGGTGTGAAGATCAATGACAAGCACTTCGAGGTGATCGTCCGCCAGATGATGTCGAAGGTCAAGATCGAGGATCCGGGCGATACGCGCTTCTTCGAGGACCAGGTGGTCGACAAGTGGGAGTTCATGGACGTGAACGACGAGCTCTACGACAAGGTGGTTGTGACGGATGCCGGCGACTCCACGACGCTGCAGCCGGGTCAGATCGTCTCGCTGCGCAAGCTGCGTGACGAGAACTCGAGCCTCAAGCGCCGCGATCTGCGTCCGGTTCAGGTGCGCGACATCGTACCGGCCACGTCGACTCAGGTGCTGCAGGGTATCACCCGCGCGGCCCTGCAGACCTCGAGCTTCATCTCCGCGGCATCGTTCCAGGAGACCACGAAGGTCCTCAACGAGGCTGCCATCCAGGCCAAGGTCGATCCGCTGGAGAATCTGAAGGAGAACGTCATCTGCGGTCACCTGATCCCCGGCGGTACGGGTCTCCGCGAGTACGACGACCTGGTTGTCGGCGCCAAGGCCGACCTGGAGACGCTCAAGCAGCAGTCGCAGGCTCAGTAG
- the rpoB gene encoding DNA-directed RNA polymerase subunit beta, translated as MSAAKTQQRISFSTVKNRVPYPDLLEVQLKSFRDFFQMDTTAENRKNEGLYKVFQENFPITDTRNNFVLEFIDYYIDPPRYSIEECLERGLTYSVPLKAKLKLYCTDDEHEDFGVVVQDVYFGTIPYMTERGTFVINGAERVIVSQLHRSPGVFFGQSMHTNGTKLYSARIIPFKGSWIEFATDINNVMYAYIDRKKKLPVTTLLRAIGYEADQQILEIFDLADAVKVTKANLKKAVGRKLAARVLSTWVEDFVDEDTGEVVSIERNNVIVDRETVLQEEDIDKIIESGAKTILLHKENQSGIDFSIIYNTLQKDPCNSEKEAVVYIYRQLRASEPPDEATARDVIEKLFFSDKRYDLGDVGRYRINKKLGLDIDPAIRTLTREDIIAIIKYLIQLINSKADVDDIDHLSNRRVRTVGEQLSNQFSVGFVRMARTIRERMNVRDNEVFTPVDLINAKTLSSVINSFFGTSQLSQFMDQINPLAEITHKRRLSALGPGGLSRDRAGFEVRDVHYTHYGRLCPIESPEGPNIGLISSLCVYARISPMGFIETPYRTVENGKVDLDNSHIRYYSAEEEEGKIVAQSNVPLGDDGSFLQPDRVKAREGADFPVVTANEINLMDVAPNQIASIAASLIPFLEHDDANRALMGSNMMRQAVPLVTCEAPIVGTGIEKDMIPDSRIQIVAEGDGEVVFADATKIQIRYERTEDEILVSFAPEITTYELPRYRRTNQNTSVTLKPTVLTGDHVTKGQIITEGYSTQNGELALGRNLKVAYMPWKGYNFEDAIVISERIQREDIFTSVHVDEYIMEVRDTKRGVEELTSDIPNVSEDATKDLDANGIVRVGANIHPGDILIGKITPKGESDPSPEEKLLRAIFGDKAGDVKDASLKAQPSLHGVVIDTKLYSRANKDGKKSKSAEKAQLDKLDEKFAAEVSELTKRLVGKLWTLLQGKTTTGITDYYGVELYPAGTKFSQKMFEEIARKSSDEKTGVEMGYLNLGSCNWTGDAHVDSLIEATVNNYTIEWKKADAAIKREKYNFTNGDELPQTGVIQMAKVYIAKKRKLKVGDKMAGRHGNKGIVAKIVRDEDMPFLEDGTIVDICLNPLGVPSRMNLGQIYEAVLGWAGRELGVKFATPIFDGASLEQINDYTAQAGLPHSGRTYLYDGGTGERFDQPATVGVTYMLKLGHMIDDKMHARSIGPYSLITQQPLGGKAQFGGQRFGEMEVWALEGFGAANILQEILTIKSDDVTGRAKAYEAIVKGENLPKPGIPEAMNVLLHELRGLALSVKLE; from the coding sequence ATGTCCGCAGCAAAAACACAACAGAGAATTAGCTTTTCCACGGTCAAGAACCGGGTTCCGTATCCGGATCTGCTGGAGGTTCAGCTTAAATCATTCCGGGACTTTTTCCAGATGGACACCACGGCCGAAAACCGTAAGAACGAGGGACTCTACAAGGTCTTTCAGGAAAATTTCCCCATTACGGATACCCGGAACAACTTCGTTCTGGAGTTTATCGACTACTATATCGACCCGCCCCGCTACTCGATCGAGGAGTGTCTCGAGCGCGGACTCACATACAGCGTGCCCCTCAAGGCAAAACTGAAACTCTACTGCACGGACGATGAGCACGAGGATTTCGGCGTCGTAGTCCAGGACGTCTATTTCGGTACGATCCCCTACATGACCGAGCGCGGTACGTTCGTCATCAACGGTGCCGAGCGCGTCATTGTCTCGCAGCTGCACCGTTCGCCCGGTGTCTTCTTCGGGCAGAGCATGCACACCAACGGTACGAAGCTCTATTCGGCGCGTATCATTCCGTTCAAGGGTTCGTGGATCGAGTTCGCCACGGACATCAACAACGTGATGTACGCCTACATCGACCGCAAGAAGAAGCTGCCCGTCACGACGCTGCTGCGCGCCATCGGCTATGAGGCCGACCAGCAGATCCTCGAGATCTTCGACCTGGCCGACGCAGTGAAGGTCACGAAGGCCAACCTGAAGAAGGCCGTAGGCCGCAAGCTGGCTGCACGCGTGCTCTCGACCTGGGTCGAGGACTTCGTCGACGAGGATACCGGCGAGGTGGTCTCGATCGAGCGTAACAACGTGATCGTCGACCGCGAGACGGTGCTCCAGGAGGAGGACATCGACAAGATCATCGAAAGCGGCGCCAAGACCATTCTGCTGCACAAGGAGAACCAGTCGGGCATCGACTTCTCGATCATCTACAACACCCTTCAGAAAGACCCCTGCAACTCCGAAAAGGAGGCTGTGGTTTACATATACAGGCAGTTGCGCGCCTCGGAGCCGCCCGATGAGGCCACGGCCCGCGACGTGATCGAGAAGCTCTTCTTCTCGGACAAGCGCTACGACCTGGGCGACGTGGGCCGCTACCGCATCAACAAGAAGCTGGGTCTGGACATCGACCCGGCGATCCGTACGTTGACGCGCGAGGACATCATCGCCATCATCAAATACCTGATCCAGCTGATCAACTCGAAGGCCGACGTCGACGATATCGACCACCTGTCGAACCGTCGCGTGCGTACGGTCGGCGAGCAGCTCTCGAACCAGTTCTCGGTGGGCTTCGTGCGTATGGCACGGACGATCCGCGAACGGATGAACGTGCGCGACAACGAGGTCTTCACGCCGGTGGACCTGATCAACGCCAAGACCCTCTCGTCGGTGATCAACTCCTTCTTCGGCACCTCGCAGCTCTCGCAGTTCATGGACCAGATCAACCCGCTGGCCGAAATCACCCACAAGCGCCGTCTGTCGGCCCTGGGTCCCGGCGGTCTGTCGCGTGACCGCGCCGGTTTCGAGGTCCGCGACGTGCACTACACCCACTACGGACGTCTCTGCCCGATCGAGTCGCCGGAAGGCCCGAACATCGGTCTGATCTCGTCGCTGTGCGTCTATGCGCGCATCTCGCCCATGGGCTTCATCGAGACGCCCTACCGCACGGTCGAGAACGGAAAGGTCGATCTGGACAACTCCCACATCCGCTACTATTCGGCCGAGGAGGAGGAGGGCAAGATCGTGGCCCAGTCGAACGTGCCGCTCGGTGACGACGGTTCGTTCCTGCAGCCCGACCGCGTGAAGGCGCGTGAGGGTGCCGACTTCCCGGTAGTGACGGCCAACGAGATCAACCTCATGGACGTGGCCCCGAACCAGATCGCCTCGATCGCCGCCAGCCTGATCCCCTTCCTGGAGCACGACGACGCCAACCGTGCCCTGATGGGATCGAACATGATGCGCCAGGCCGTGCCCCTGGTGACGTGCGAAGCCCCGATCGTCGGCACGGGTATCGAGAAGGACATGATTCCGGACAGCCGCATCCAGATCGTTGCCGAAGGCGACGGCGAGGTGGTCTTCGCCGATGCGACGAAGATCCAGATCCGCTACGAGCGTACGGAGGACGAGATCCTCGTGTCGTTCGCGCCGGAGATCACGACCTACGAACTGCCGCGCTACCGCCGTACGAACCAGAATACCTCGGTGACGCTCAAGCCTACGGTGCTGACGGGCGACCATGTGACCAAGGGTCAGATCATCACCGAAGGTTACTCGACGCAGAACGGCGAACTGGCCCTGGGCCGCAACCTGAAGGTGGCCTACATGCCCTGGAAGGGTTACAACTTCGAGGATGCCATCGTGATCTCGGAGCGTATCCAGCGTGAGGATATCTTCACGTCGGTACACGTCGACGAGTATATCATGGAGGTGCGCGATACGAAGCGCGGTGTCGAGGAGCTGACGTCGGACATCCCGAACGTCTCGGAGGATGCCACGAAGGACCTGGATGCCAACGGTATCGTCCGCGTGGGCGCCAACATCCACCCGGGAGACATCCTCATCGGCAAGATCACCCCGAAGGGCGAGAGCGATCCTTCGCCCGAGGAGAAGCTGCTGCGTGCGATCTTCGGCGACAAGGCCGGCGATGTGAAGGATGCTTCGCTCAAGGCCCAGCCCTCGCTGCACGGCGTGGTGATCGACACGAAGCTCTACAGCCGCGCCAACAAGGACGGCAAGAAGAGCAAGAGCGCCGAAAAGGCCCAGCTGGACAAACTCGACGAGAAGTTCGCAGCCGAAGTTTCGGAACTGACCAAGCGTCTGGTCGGCAAGTTGTGGACGCTGCTCCAGGGCAAGACCACCACGGGCATTACCGACTATTACGGCGTGGAGCTCTACCCGGCCGGCACGAAATTCTCGCAGAAGATGTTCGAGGAGATCGCCCGCAAGTCCTCGGACGAGAAGACCGGTGTGGAGATGGGTTATCTGAACCTCGGATCGTGCAACTGGACCGGCGATGCGCATGTCGATTCGCTGATCGAGGCCACGGTCAACAACTATACGATCGAGTGGAAGAAGGCCGATGCCGCCATCAAGCGTGAGAAGTACAACTTCACCAACGGCGACGAACTGCCCCAGACGGGCGTCATCCAGATGGCCAAGGTCTACATCGCCAAGAAGCGTAAGCTGAAGGTGGGTGACAAGATGGCCGGACGTCACGGTAACAAGGGTATCGTGGCCAAGATCGTGCGCGACGAGGACATGCCGTTCCTCGAGGACGGAACGATCGTCGACATCTGTCTGAACCCGCTGGGCGTGCCTTCGCGAATGAACCTGGGTCAGATCTACGAGGCCGTGCTCGGCTGGGCCGGCCGCGAGCTGGGCGTGAAGTTCGCTACGCCGATCTTCGACGGCGCCTCGCTCGAGCAGATCAACGACTACACGGCGCAGGCCGGTTTGCCCCACAGCGGCCGTACGTACCTCTACGACGGCGGCACGGGCGAGCGCTTCGACCAGCCGGCTACGGTGGGCGTGACCTACATGCTCAAACTGGGCCACATGATCGACGACAAGATGCACGCCCGTTCGATCGGTCCCTACTCGCTCATCACGCAGCAGCCGCTGGGCGGTAAGGCACAGTTCGGTGGCCAGCGTTTCGGAGAGATGGAGGTCTGGGCGCTCGAGGGATTCGGCGCCGCCAACATTCTGCAGGAGATCCTGACCATCAAGTCCGACGACGTCACGGGCCGCGCCAAGGCTTACGAGGCCATCGTCAAGGGCGAGAATCTGCCCAAACCCGGTATTCCGGAGGCCATGAACGTCCTGCTGCACGAGCTGCGCGGTCTGGCTCTCTCGGTGAAACTCGAGTAA
- a CDS encoding L-serine ammonia-lyase, iron-sulfur-dependent, subunit alpha, translating into MESLKELYKIGNGPSSSHTMGPKRAAERFVDRCREVDAYRVTLYGSLAATGKGHLTDVAICSVLNPVAPTEIVWRPDIVLPFHPNGMLFEGLRQGKVVDSWTIYSIGGGALANETSRLEVPKSVYPLTTISEIKEWCYREGKTYWEYVDDCEGPEIWDYLDTIWTSMCETIRRGLNNDGVLPGGLKVARKAATYFVKSKSYADSLSSRAKIYAYALATSEENASGGVVVTAPTCGSSGVVPAVLYHLATSRDFLRIRILRALATAGLFGNVAKTNSSISGAEVGCQGEVGVACAMAAAAACQLFGGTPSQIEYAAEMGLEHHLGLTCDPVCGLVQVPCIERNAIAAARALDANIYATLSDGAHLVSYDKVVKVMAETGHDLPSLYRETSEGGLARNYDRK; encoded by the coding sequence ATGGAATCGCTCAAAGAACTCTATAAGATCGGGAACGGCCCCTCGAGCAGCCACACGATGGGCCCTAAACGGGCTGCCGAACGTTTCGTGGACCGCTGCCGCGAGGTCGACGCCTATCGTGTCACCCTCTACGGATCGCTGGCCGCCACGGGCAAGGGCCACCTTACGGATGTCGCCATCTGCTCGGTGCTGAATCCCGTGGCCCCGACCGAAATCGTCTGGCGGCCCGACATCGTCCTGCCGTTCCACCCCAACGGAATGCTCTTCGAAGGGCTCCGTCAGGGGAAGGTCGTCGATTCGTGGACCATCTACAGCATCGGCGGCGGAGCGCTGGCCAACGAAACCTCCCGGCTCGAGGTCCCGAAGAGCGTCTACCCGCTGACCACCATCTCGGAGATCAAGGAGTGGTGCTACCGCGAGGGAAAAACCTACTGGGAGTATGTCGACGACTGCGAGGGCCCCGAAATCTGGGACTACCTCGACACGATCTGGACCTCGATGTGCGAAACGATCCGCCGCGGTCTGAACAACGACGGCGTGCTGCCCGGCGGACTGAAGGTGGCCCGCAAGGCCGCCACCTACTTCGTCAAGTCGAAGAGCTATGCCGATTCACTCTCCTCGCGGGCCAAGATCTACGCCTATGCACTGGCCACCTCCGAGGAGAACGCCTCGGGCGGTGTGGTGGTGACGGCTCCGACGTGCGGTTCGAGCGGCGTGGTGCCGGCCGTACTCTACCACCTGGCCACTTCGCGCGACTTCCTGCGCATCCGCATCCTGCGGGCCCTGGCCACCGCCGGTCTGTTCGGCAACGTCGCCAAGACCAATTCGTCGATCTCCGGGGCCGAGGTCGGTTGTCAGGGTGAAGTCGGTGTGGCCTGCGCCATGGCTGCCGCCGCGGCCTGCCAGCTCTTCGGCGGAACCCCCTCGCAGATCGAGTATGCCGCCGAGATGGGACTCGAACACCATCTGGGACTGACGTGCGATCCGGTCTGCGGGCTGGTGCAGGTCCCCTGTATCGAGCGCAACGCCATCGCCGCAGCCCGGGCATTGGATGCCAATATCTACGCCACACTCTCGGACGGGGCCCATCTGGTCTCCTACGACAAGGTCGTGAAGGTGATGGCCGAAACGGGCCACGACCTGCCAAGCCTCTACCGCGAGACCTCCGAGGGCGGTCTGGCCCGCAACTACGACCGGAAATAG